In a single window of the Pandoraea pulmonicola genome:
- a CDS encoding alcohol dehydrogenase, translating into MKTSYRAMQVSSPGVLELVERETPQPGVGEVLIQVEACGICGADAADIEKANPATQPPRVPGHEVVGRIVALGTGTPLIWKVGQRVGVGRLGGHCNECVQCRQGRFQLCQNQPIVGATCDGGYAEMMLARSTGLVSIPDELNAEEAAPILCAGLATFNALKKCGAQAGDTVAILGIGGLGHMALQYARSMGFKVIAIGRGSDVAADALALGAHVYIDNREEDAAATLKSMDGAQAIVTMIDHAETVSALLGGLAPEGRLVVLNPGKSPLQVPAGLLVGGQRSILGSITGTPYDNEKALNFSVLVHVRPHIEVMPLERAGEAYQRKKSGNVKYRMVLTMGNQ; encoded by the coding sequence ATGAAGACAAGCTATCGGGCCATGCAGGTCAGCAGCCCAGGCGTGCTGGAGCTTGTGGAGCGAGAGACGCCCCAGCCGGGTGTTGGCGAAGTCCTGATCCAGGTGGAGGCCTGCGGCATCTGCGGGGCGGACGCCGCCGACATCGAGAAGGCCAACCCCGCGACCCAGCCACCGCGCGTGCCGGGCCACGAGGTGGTCGGGCGCATCGTGGCATTGGGCACTGGCACGCCCTTGATCTGGAAGGTCGGCCAGCGCGTGGGCGTGGGCCGCCTCGGCGGCCATTGCAATGAATGCGTCCAGTGCCGCCAGGGACGTTTCCAGCTGTGCCAGAACCAGCCGATCGTCGGCGCCACCTGCGATGGCGGCTATGCCGAGATGATGCTGGCGCGCAGCACGGGCCTGGTGTCGATTCCGGACGAACTCAATGCCGAGGAAGCCGCGCCGATCCTGTGCGCGGGCCTTGCCACCTTCAACGCGCTGAAGAAGTGCGGCGCCCAGGCGGGCGACACGGTGGCCATCCTGGGCATCGGTGGCCTGGGGCACATGGCGCTGCAGTACGCACGCAGCATGGGCTTCAAGGTGATTGCCATCGGACGCGGCAGCGATGTCGCCGCGGATGCCCTGGCGCTGGGCGCACACGTCTACATCGACAACCGCGAGGAAGACGCCGCAGCCACGCTCAAGAGCATGGACGGAGCACAGGCCATCGTAACCATGATCGACCATGCCGAGACCGTGTCGGCATTGCTGGGGGGCCTGGCTCCGGAAGGGCGACTGGTCGTGCTCAACCCGGGCAAGAGTCCGCTGCAGGTCCCTGCGGGCCTGCTGGTCGGTGGCCAGCGCAGCATCCTGGGATCGATCACCGGCACGCCCTACGACAACGAAAAGGCGCTGAACTTCAGCGTGTTGGTGCATGTGCGGCCGCACATCGAGGTCATGCCATTGGAGCGGGCGGGCGAGGCCTATCAGCGGAAGAAGTCCGGCAACGTCAAGTACCGCATGGTGCTGACCATGGGGAACCAATGA
- a CDS encoding MFS transporter, producing MTQNTTTPAANSSAVLPEEVQSANIWRLSIAQALAGANSVVVYATGAIVGDMLAPTPMLATLPISIFVVGMAACILPMGTITRRHGRRAAFLLGTGAGVLTGLLAMLAVILGSFWLFCLATFFGGSYAAVVLSFRFAAADGVAPGRRARALSLVMAGGVAAGVVGPQLVTWTMDLWPPHMFALTFLVQAAVAAISAVILRGVRLPMPNRADVAGGRRLRSIALQPRFIAAAIGGAVSYMLMNFLMTAAPLAMHICGHSQASANLGMQWHVIAMYAPSFFTGSLITRFGAGRVAMAGLLLTGLSAGVGLGGVDVAHFWGTLVLLGLGWNFGFLGASAMVLECHRPEEKTRVQSFNDFIVFGLMAIGSFSSGGLLSAYGWDTVLWVSFMPLALAVIALTMVLRRKSTAATEAGNAL from the coding sequence ATGACGCAAAACACGACTACTCCTGCGGCGAATTCGTCTGCCGTGCTCCCGGAAGAGGTCCAGAGCGCAAACATATGGCGCCTGTCCATCGCCCAGGCGCTGGCCGGCGCGAACTCGGTGGTGGTCTATGCCACCGGGGCCATCGTCGGCGACATGCTGGCGCCTACACCGATGCTGGCCACGCTGCCGATCTCCATCTTCGTGGTGGGCATGGCGGCGTGCATCCTGCCCATGGGGACCATCACCCGAAGACATGGCCGGCGTGCCGCCTTTCTGCTGGGGACGGGGGCCGGCGTGCTGACCGGCCTGCTGGCCATGCTGGCGGTCATCTTGGGGTCGTTCTGGCTGTTCTGTCTGGCGACCTTCTTTGGTGGCAGCTACGCAGCCGTGGTGCTGTCGTTCCGCTTTGCGGCTGCCGACGGGGTGGCGCCAGGCCGGCGCGCGCGTGCACTGTCGCTCGTCATGGCCGGGGGCGTGGCCGCGGGCGTCGTGGGGCCACAACTGGTGACCTGGACCATGGACCTGTGGCCCCCGCACATGTTCGCGCTCACCTTCCTGGTGCAGGCTGCCGTCGCGGCGATTTCGGCGGTCATCCTGCGTGGGGTCCGGTTGCCGATGCCGAACAGGGCGGATGTGGCGGGCGGTCGGCGACTTAGGAGCATCGCACTTCAGCCGCGCTTCATCGCCGCGGCGATCGGCGGTGCGGTTTCCTACATGTTGATGAACTTCCTGATGACGGCCGCGCCCCTGGCGATGCACATCTGTGGGCATTCGCAGGCGTCGGCCAATCTGGGCATGCAATGGCACGTCATCGCGATGTACGCGCCCAGTTTCTTCACCGGCTCTCTGATCACCCGCTTCGGCGCAGGCCGTGTGGCGATGGCTGGCTTGTTGCTGACGGGCCTGTCCGCCGGCGTTGGGCTGGGCGGCGTTGACGTGGCGCATTTCTGGGGGACGCTGGTCCTGCTCGGGCTGGGCTGGAATTTCGGATTCCTTGGGGCGTCGGCAATGGTGCTCGAATGCCATCGGCCCGAGGAGAAGACGCGCGTGCAGTCGTTCAACGACTTCATCGTGTTCGGCCTGATGGCGATTGGCTCGTTCTCGTCCGGTGGCCTGCTGTCCGCCTATGGCTGGGACACCGTGCTCTGGGTCTCGTTCATGCCGCTCGCACTGGCGGTGATTGCGTTGACGATGGTCCTGCGAAGAAAGTCGACCGCGGCGACTGAAGCGGGAAATGCCTTGTAG
- a CDS encoding tautomerase family protein: protein MPMIDALIPADSLTPAAEAQLFRELTDILIKAEGYDPGSQIARGVTVLNLHRPAGVFVGGEPSKLPRYRIVPTVPEGQYTDESRKALVREITEAFARAENTTFEDIAPRVWVFPTEIPDGQWGSRGTIRTVPDIHAMLVNDPSKRSVGEARLARRRREKARSMLEATLDAVRHGTVEADRDSACMMKNTQPEAL, encoded by the coding sequence ATGCCAATGATCGACGCGCTCATTCCCGCAGATAGCCTGACTCCCGCAGCGGAGGCGCAACTTTTTAGAGAACTGACCGATATTCTGATCAAAGCCGAAGGATACGATCCGGGCAGTCAGATCGCTCGTGGCGTAACGGTACTCAATCTTCATCGACCTGCAGGGGTGTTCGTCGGTGGCGAGCCGTCCAAGTTGCCGCGTTATCGAATCGTTCCTACGGTTCCCGAGGGTCAATACACCGATGAATCTCGTAAAGCGCTGGTTCGAGAAATAACGGAAGCTTTCGCTCGCGCCGAGAACACGACATTTGAAGATATCGCCCCCCGTGTTTGGGTATTCCCCACCGAAATTCCCGACGGACAATGGGGCAGCAGAGGCACCATTCGGACAGTTCCCGACATCCACGCCATGCTCGTCAATGATCCGAGCAAGAGAAGCGTGGGAGAAGCGCGGCTCGCTCGGAGGCGGCGCGAGAAAGCCCGTTCGATGCTCGAAGCCACTCTCGACGCCGTGCGCCATGGGACCGTCGAGGCCGACCGCGATAGCGCATGCATGATGAAAAACACACAGCCAGAAGCCTTATAA
- a CDS encoding GlxA family transcriptional regulator — translation MTTIRIWVYDGILASGVAGPIDVFNAANHLSAGAAMRSSRFEWRVESLDGREVKAASGQSIAVDGKIEPRRRADAVLLTAPFFSDMEEFLAREAQLSSLLSAIRSQHKAGAVMAAYCTGNYLLAEAGLLDGRAATTHWSKAADFTRRYPRVSLRAQEVLMSQDGIVSSGAVTSYLNLAIRLVEMFGGEKLASMTAKALLIDMNRISQASYAKLLGEHGHTDTLVARAQQRMEVTLQHGIQLRKLAEHLAVSERTLNRRFKQAVGLAPLEYLQRLRIEVAKQLLESKPIEFDEVSQRVGYGDVSTFRQLFKRKTGLTPREYQMRFASTNRSDGDVGNS, via the coding sequence ATGACTACCATCCGAATTTGGGTCTACGACGGGATTCTTGCCTCCGGTGTTGCCGGGCCGATCGATGTTTTCAATGCCGCGAATCACTTGAGCGCAGGGGCGGCCATGCGTTCGTCCAGATTCGAGTGGCGAGTCGAGTCGCTCGATGGCCGAGAAGTCAAAGCTGCCTCGGGTCAGAGTATTGCGGTAGACGGAAAGATCGAGCCGCGCCGGCGCGCAGATGCGGTCCTGCTCACCGCGCCATTCTTTTCCGACATGGAGGAATTTCTCGCTCGAGAAGCGCAATTGAGTTCACTGCTTTCTGCGATCCGCAGTCAACACAAAGCAGGGGCCGTGATGGCCGCGTACTGTACCGGGAACTACCTGCTTGCCGAAGCGGGACTTTTGGATGGTCGCGCCGCCACAACGCATTGGTCGAAGGCGGCCGACTTTACGCGGCGCTATCCCAGAGTTTCACTGCGAGCACAAGAAGTTCTGATGTCGCAAGACGGCATTGTTTCGAGCGGGGCGGTTACCTCGTATCTCAATCTCGCCATACGGCTGGTCGAAATGTTTGGTGGCGAGAAACTAGCGTCAATGACCGCAAAGGCGCTATTGATCGATATGAATCGAATCTCTCAGGCCTCGTATGCCAAGCTCCTGGGCGAGCATGGGCACACCGATACGCTTGTCGCCAGGGCTCAGCAGCGTATGGAGGTGACGCTTCAGCACGGTATTCAACTGCGAAAGCTTGCCGAACATCTGGCTGTAAGCGAACGTACGCTTAACCGACGCTTCAAACAGGCAGTGGGTTTGGCGCCATTGGAATACCTCCAGCGCCTTCGCATCGAAGTGGCAAAGCAACTGCTCGAATCGAAACCAATCGAATTTGATGAGGTGAGTCAGCGTGTCGGATATGGTGACGTCAGCACGTTTCGGCAGCTCTTTAAACGCAAAACCGGTCTGACGCCACGTGAATATCAAATGCGCTTTGCTAGCACCAACCGGTCGGACGGCGATGTCGGTAACTCTTAA
- a CDS encoding c-type cytochrome, with protein sequence MTTKENFIAALAITLLIPSVSLADSRNGERIFLSRCAMCHGTDIKGTGPLAKKSVPPTPDLTTPAFRQRLVAYPGVIVSSVILRPNGDLIPRTLRENGTRLPAFTWTVKDFRDLNEYMTGVISRSR encoded by the coding sequence ATGACGACTAAAGAAAATTTCATCGCCGCACTGGCAATCACGCTTTTGATTCCATCCGTCTCCCTTGCTGACAGCAGAAATGGAGAGCGAATCTTCTTGTCGAGGTGCGCTATGTGCCACGGAACCGATATTAAAGGCACAGGGCCATTGGCTAAAAAGAGTGTCCCTCCTACGCCCGATCTCACAACACCCGCTTTCCGTCAACGCCTGGTCGCTTACCCAGGCGTCATTGTCTCGTCCGTAATACTCCGTCCAAACGGGGATCTGATTCCCAGGACATTACGAGAAAACGGCACAAGGTTGCCTGCATTCACATGGACAGTTAAGGATTTCCGCGATCTGAATGAATATATGACTGGCGTAATTTCTCGAAGTCGATGA
- a CDS encoding oxidoreductase, whose product MNTETLTSVAVVGPGAIGTTIAAALHEVGRTPLLCGRTSRDHLTLQDGERDITIPGPVQTDPRQIDHAVDLVFLAVKTTQTEAAVDWLAALIGPETVVCVLQNGVEQLEKVTPHFPDARIVPAVVWFPAQAQSDGSVRLRGDVHLSLPDTPASRVAAEALQGTRCFVELAEDFRSLAWRKLLQNAAAGLMALTHRRSGMFARSDISRLTLDYLQECLAVARAEGAELGDEVPRAILDKFLAAPADMGTSILTDREAGRPLEWEVRNGVVSRRGRAHGIPTPISDVLVPLLAAASDGPG is encoded by the coding sequence ATGAATACCGAAACCCTTACCTCCGTCGCTGTCGTGGGTCCGGGTGCCATCGGCACCACGATCGCGGCTGCGCTGCACGAAGTCGGCCGCACACCGTTGCTATGCGGCCGCACGTCCCGCGATCATCTGACGTTGCAGGATGGCGAACGCGACATCACCATTCCCGGTCCCGTCCAGACGGATCCCAGACAGATCGATCACGCGGTCGATCTCGTCTTTCTCGCGGTCAAGACGACACAGACCGAGGCGGCGGTGGACTGGCTTGCCGCGTTGATCGGTCCGGAGACCGTTGTGTGCGTTCTGCAAAACGGGGTTGAACAGTTGGAGAAGGTCACCCCACATTTCCCGGACGCGCGGATAGTCCCCGCTGTTGTGTGGTTTCCTGCGCAGGCGCAATCGGATGGCTCGGTGCGCTTGCGCGGCGATGTGCACCTCAGCTTGCCGGACACACCGGCTTCCCGCGTGGCGGCGGAGGCGCTGCAAGGCACCCGATGTTTCGTTGAGCTGGCCGAGGATTTCAGATCTCTAGCCTGGCGCAAGCTGCTGCAGAACGCGGCGGCCGGACTCATGGCGCTCACGCATCGTCGCTCGGGCATGTTCGCCCGGTCCGACATCTCCAGGCTCACCCTGGACTATCTGCAGGAATGTCTGGCCGTGGCGCGTGCCGAGGGTGCTGAACTTGGCGACGAGGTGCCGCGGGCGATCCTCGACAAGTTCCTGGCGGCACCCGCCGACATGGGCACGTCCATCCTGACGGATCGAGAAGCTGGCCGGCCACTCGAATGGGAGGTTCGCAACGGTGTTGTCTCACGCCGCGGCCGGGCTCACGGCATCCCGACACCCATCAGCGACGTGTTGGTGCCGCTCCTTGCCGCCGCGAGTGACGGGCCTGGCTGA
- a CDS encoding MurR/RpiR family transcriptional regulator, translating to MNNDNGNKISSEEGRLGQWLGSIQARSGDLAASEAKVVALLLADPLFVGASTAAQVAARAGVSPPSVVRAARAIGFGGFTELKIEIARARGTTRFFAPPEALAADATSATVLETSIRAGTDALTALGGAVELPAFDQAVDTILSARQVIAFGAGPSATVAADAVFRLRAVGVTTISIPDHLSAMIATRLLGPGDVVIAVSSTGRTSTTLAVADAAASAGASLIAITNQYSTPLANLADVALVVGGVPLPAQMAAAGSRLAQLVVIDALVAAIALRDPERSRRAERAGIDLPDIS from the coding sequence ATGAATAATGATAATGGTAATAAAATTTCAAGCGAAGAGGGGCGCCTCGGGCAATGGCTTGGGAGCATCCAGGCCCGCAGTGGCGATCTCGCCGCCAGCGAGGCAAAGGTAGTCGCTCTTCTGCTTGCCGATCCCTTGTTCGTCGGCGCGAGCACGGCCGCGCAGGTGGCTGCTCGGGCCGGCGTTTCGCCGCCGAGCGTGGTCCGGGCCGCGCGTGCGATTGGGTTCGGCGGGTTCACCGAGCTCAAGATCGAGATCGCCCGCGCACGCGGCACTACACGGTTCTTCGCGCCGCCTGAAGCACTCGCCGCGGACGCGACGTCGGCCACAGTGCTGGAGACCTCCATTCGCGCAGGCACCGACGCCCTGACCGCACTCGGCGGGGCCGTCGAACTCCCTGCGTTCGACCAGGCGGTCGATACGATCCTGTCCGCGCGACAGGTGATCGCATTCGGGGCCGGCCCTTCAGCGACGGTTGCCGCCGATGCCGTCTTCCGGCTACGTGCGGTCGGCGTGACGACCATCAGCATCCCGGACCATTTGTCGGCCATGATCGCGACGCGTCTCCTCGGCCCCGGCGATGTCGTGATCGCCGTCAGCTCGACGGGGCGCACCTCGACGACGCTTGCCGTCGCCGATGCGGCTGCCTCCGCCGGGGCCTCGCTCATTGCCATCACCAACCAGTACAGCACGCCGCTGGCGAACCTCGCTGACGTCGCCCTCGTCGTCGGCGGTGTGCCCCTGCCGGCGCAGATGGCCGCGGCGGGCAGCCGATTGGCTCAACTCGTCGTCATTGACGCGCTGGTCGCCGCCATTGCGCTACGCGACCCGGAGCGCAGCCGCAGGGCAGAGCGGGCAGGCATCGACTTGCCCGACATTTCTTGA